The Anaerobaca lacustris genome includes the window CCTGCAAAGGAAGGGCCCAATCATGGATAGCCGAATTCTCGATCAATTGGAAGAGCTCTATGACGAAGAATTGACGCTGGGGCAGTCGGATCTGGGGCAGTTGGAGCAGAGCATCGGCACGCTTCTCACGTCGATCGGAGCGGGGTTGTTGCAGCGTGTGGTGGACCGAAGCCGTAACGGGTATCGGGGCAGCGCGATCCCGTGCTCGTGTGGGAATTCAATGCGCTTTGTGGGCCATCGGCCGCGATCGGTTCATACGCTCTGGGGTTGGATCACGATTCATCGTGCCTATTACCATTGCGCTGCCTGCCATCGCGGCCAAGCGCCTTACGACCAGGACAGTGGATTGGGGACCGAACAGCTCAGTCCGGCGTTGGCCAAAGCCTGCTGCACCTTGGCCGTCGATGACAGTTTTGCCGAAAGCGTTCAGAAGATCGGACAGTTGTTCGGTGAAAGGATGGCCGATACCACCGTCGCGGCTCTGGTTCAGCAGGTCGGCGCCGTCTCGGCCCGGCAGCAGGAAGATCAGCGTCAGCAGTTTGAGGCCACCCGTCAAATCCCTGCCGCCGAGGCACAGCCGCAGCGATTGTACGTCAGCGTCGATGGCACCACCGCTCGAGAACGGGATGGTTGGCATGAGGCCAAGATCGGCTGTATCTACTGGGAAGACGAGCAGTTCCGGCGACATGCGTACTATGTCGGTCGGTTCTGTGACTCGCAGACGTTTGGCTGGTATCTCTGGCTGGCCGCCTGTCGCTGGGGCCTGGGTGGCGCGGTGGAGGTGATCTATCTGGGCGACGGGGCCGCGTGGATTCGCAACGAACAGGAGCGGCATTTTCAACGAGCCGTCCT containing:
- a CDS encoding ISKra4 family transposase — protein: MDSRILDQLEELYDEELTLGQSDLGQLEQSIGTLLTSIGAGLLQRVVDRSRNGYRGSAIPCSCGNSMRFVGHRPRSVHTLWGWITIHRAYYHCAACHRGQAPYDQDSGLGTEQLSPALAKACCTLAVDDSFAESVQKIGQLFGERMADTTVAALVQQVGAVSARQQEDQRQQFEATRQIPAAEAQPQRLYVSVDGTTARERDGWHEAKIGCIYWEDEQFRRHAYYVGRFCDSQTFGWYLWLAACRWGLGGAVEVIYLGDGAAWIRNEQERHFQRAVLILDWYHASEHLWDCGKTLFGEGTALTQQWVQERLSLLWDGQTRSLLENLKAERRGRRGGKREALDDLIRYISTNEEQMRYDVFREQGYDIGSGSVEGACKHVVGKRLKQSGMIWTRPGSSATLALRITWLNGEWDRFWQSCPMAA